A genomic window from Pannonibacter sp. XCT-53 includes:
- a CDS encoding outer membrane beta-barrel protein: MDRRLPFLLLLVLGSALPAAAQQLGGSGLRGSAAPEDSLSGPATPPLFPAASEEAGTDPVTTGSVGTTPAGRLGVTAERGSSGLVAGGRQDRVRPFADRLSAVRRAPALGGTGGTLADDVFDGDTSYDAPTGLRVGTFTIIPQVTVTGGWSTNAEGSSSGRGNALYAISPDIAATSNWSRHELSLSLRGSYSGFPGSRIESEPSITGTTALRLDLTDTTEINTSAGLTYARETQSTAENPSGQGDVYTMTGSAGVTHAAGLIGLTLRGDVERTAYTREPVGGSNNRDNTVLSATVRADALTGATLQPFVEVTALRRAFDYTCDAACVKRDATGYELKAGTTVAAGPKLAGEIGAGWRVERMDAKALGDLSGLVVDASLVWSPSRLTTVTAGVGTTFAPSFLPTASGSILYSGDLRLAHSFSDRFVAETGVGYQIRKYEGTSIEERTASALAGVTYAVTRNVALTGNYTFRAFDSSQAGADYNESRLQAGVRIRR, translated from the coding sequence ATGGACCGCCGTCTGCCATTCCTGCTTCTGCTTGTGCTGGGCAGTGCCCTGCCTGCGGCTGCACAGCAGCTTGGCGGCTCGGGCCTGCGTGGCTCGGCGGCCCCGGAGGACAGCCTGTCGGGCCCGGCCACTCCGCCGCTGTTTCCGGCCGCCTCCGAGGAGGCCGGAACCGATCCGGTGACCACCGGCTCGGTCGGAACCACCCCGGCCGGCCGCCTCGGCGTCACGGCCGAACGCGGCTCGTCCGGGCTCGTGGCCGGCGGACGGCAGGATCGGGTCCGTCCCTTTGCCGACCGCCTCTCGGCCGTGCGCCGCGCTCCGGCCCTCGGCGGGACGGGCGGGACACTGGCCGATGACGTCTTCGATGGCGACACGTCCTATGACGCGCCGACCGGTCTGCGGGTCGGCACCTTCACCATCATCCCGCAGGTCACCGTCACGGGCGGCTGGTCAACCAATGCCGAGGGGTCGTCGAGCGGCCGGGGCAATGCGCTCTACGCCATTTCGCCCGACATCGCTGCCACGTCCAACTGGTCGCGGCACGAGCTGTCCTTGTCGCTGCGCGGCTCCTACTCCGGCTTTCCGGGCAGCCGCATCGAGAGCGAGCCCTCCATCACCGGCACCACCGCGCTGCGTCTCGACCTGACCGACACGACCGAGATCAACACCAGCGCCGGCCTGACCTACGCGCGCGAGACCCAGTCGACCGCGGAGAACCCGTCGGGCCAGGGCGATGTCTACACGATGACCGGCTCGGCCGGCGTCACCCATGCGGCCGGTCTCATCGGCCTGACCCTGCGCGGCGACGTGGAGCGGACCGCCTACACGCGCGAGCCGGTGGGGGGCTCCAACAACCGTGACAACACGGTGCTGTCCGCCACGGTGCGCGCTGATGCGCTGACCGGCGCGACGTTGCAGCCCTTTGTCGAGGTGACTGCCCTGCGCCGGGCCTTCGACTACACCTGCGATGCGGCCTGCGTGAAGCGCGATGCCACCGGCTACGAGCTGAAGGCGGGCACCACCGTTGCCGCCGGTCCGAAGCTGGCCGGCGAGATCGGCGCCGGCTGGCGCGTCGAGCGGATGGATGCCAAGGCGCTCGGTGACCTGTCCGGGCTCGTCGTCGACGCCTCGCTGGTCTGGTCGCCGTCGCGTCTCACCACGGTCACGGCCGGTGTCGGCACCACCTTTGCGCCGTCGTTCCTGCCGACGGCCTCCGGCTCGATCCTTTACTCGGGTGACCTGCGCCTCGCGCATTCGTTCTCGGACCGCTTCGTTGCCGAAACCGGGGTCGGATACCAGATACGCAAGTACGAGGGCACCAGCATCGAGGAGCGCACCGCCAGCGCCCTTGCCGGCGTGACCTATGCGGTCACCCGCAATGTTGCCCTGACCGGCAACTACACGTTCCGCGCCTTCGACAGCAGTCAGGCGGGCGCCGACTACAACGAAAGCCGGCTGCAGGCCGGTGTGCGTATCCGCCGGTGA
- a CDS encoding KpsF/GutQ family sugar-phosphate isomerase, producing the protein MQSAHLPAQDAVSTVDAEASLASADRTLETEIAALVALRACLGNGLGAPFARTVALLRGIRGRVIITGIGKSGHIGTKMAASLASTGTPAFFVHASEASHGDLGMITQEDVVVALSWSGETTELASIIAYTRRFRVPLVAITSSDTSALGKAADIVLMLPKVTEACPHGLAPTSSTLMQLAIGDALAVALLEARGFTAQDFRVFHPGGKLGASLRLAKDIMHSGESIPLIRLGALMRDAIVLMTQKGFGVVGVIDEAGKLVGIVTDGDLRRHISTNFLDKAVEEIMTRKPKTISGEMLSAAALEFINASSITSVFVVENGCPVGILHLHDLLRIGAA; encoded by the coding sequence ATGCAAAGTGCACATCTTCCGGCACAGGATGCCGTTTCGACCGTGGATGCAGAAGCAAGTCTGGCATCGGCGGACCGCACCCTGGAGACGGAGATCGCGGCACTGGTGGCGCTGCGCGCCTGCCTCGGCAACGGGCTGGGCGCCCCCTTCGCGCGGACGGTGGCGCTGTTGCGCGGCATTCGCGGCCGCGTGATCATCACCGGCATCGGCAAGAGCGGCCATATCGGCACCAAGATGGCCGCCTCCCTGGCCTCGACCGGAACGCCGGCGTTCTTCGTCCACGCCAGCGAGGCAAGCCACGGCGACCTCGGCATGATCACCCAGGAAGACGTGGTCGTGGCGCTGTCCTGGTCCGGCGAGACGACGGAGCTGGCCAGCATCATCGCCTACACCCGCCGCTTCCGCGTGCCGCTGGTGGCGATCACCTCCTCCGACACCAGCGCGCTCGGCAAGGCAGCCGACATCGTGCTGATGCTGCCGAAGGTGACGGAGGCCTGCCCGCATGGTCTGGCCCCGACCTCCTCGACGCTGATGCAGCTGGCCATCGGCGACGCCCTGGCCGTGGCGCTGCTGGAGGCACGCGGCTTCACGGCGCAGGATTTCCGGGTGTTCCATCCGGGCGGCAAGCTGGGCGCGAGCCTCCGGCTGGCCAAGGACATCATGCATTCGGGTGAGAGCATTCCGCTCATCCGGCTGGGCGCCCTCATGCGGGACGCCATCGTGCTGATGACGCAGAAGGGCTTCGGCGTGGTGGGCGTCATCGACGAGGCCGGCAAGCTGGTCGGCATCGTCACGGACGGCGACCTGCGCCGGCACATCTCGACCAACTTCCTCGACAAGGCGGTCGAGGAGATCATGACCCGCAAGCCGAAGACGATTTCGGGCGAGATGCTGTCGGCCGCGGCACTGGAGTTCATCAACGCCTCGTCGATCACGTCGGTCTTCGTGGTCGAGAACGGCTGCCCGGTCGGCATCCTGCACCTGCACGACCTTTTGCGGATCGGCGCCGCCTGA